In Phalacrocorax aristotelis chromosome 6, bGulAri2.1, whole genome shotgun sequence, one DNA window encodes the following:
- the LOC142058838 gene encoding von Willebrand factor A domain-containing protein 5A-like isoform X2, with product MTNKSPISTEVLFVFPLGPHMAIYSFQACSEDAKVQAMLRDKAQQLHEATGGWENLEYLQDQSQHPGEVFACFLGTLSPGRELVVTLRYVQELPREPDGAAHFVLPPTLHPYTKLYAWNCLTSKLPYSLLLTASLQSPRGVANLQANFTLTPLIYTAQDHSTAQVSLAGSPPSHHDLELLVYFGDPTAVSAVVEKGDPGAPPGSLLGDPMVLVTLAPSIPEAVPGQCQSGELIFLLNTTFLEHAQHSLIFLLKSLPLGCYFNIYCYGETSVGIYPQSVEYTQDNLTEAMRRIPSTCSSLGDNNLLGTLQSIYNTPRPCGHARQLFIFMARLPPDKEAIAAEVCRHRNSHRCFSFCFSEDSAALAMALAKETGGEATYISSDNTMTVMVLKCLKRALKPAAEGVSLSWTLPHGLEVEELGGTPQSIFQGQHSLLYAQIHGQAQDTTVAKGIMTLQYRLDGQDVTHRIEFPLCPQGDGRLAGHRLAARSLLKRLLPEIVSGSGDETRHRAAEISLTSGIICPFTSYVGVRTSQRVQGPLALLLPRQSLIPCQIVELRGSRKVSSCFPMPIWVPPGWLTAMCDSWLAFRRLTHAIAALPQRGACSKECKPPQPSVSSLKYVDATEFFLCSPMLAQWSTKAIAECQELVALQNVDGSWALSSGLASVLEINEAEIKGKMPGEVLEPSIWATVLAVTWLHRNDTCYQDFCELLEAKAVTWLCSQAVPHLDKCLEAANTLLGTSVKPSVFRL from the exons ATGACA AACAAGAGTCCAATCTCCACAGAAGTCCTCTTCGTCTTCCCCTTGGGCCCGCACATGGCCATCTACTCATTCCAGGCCTGCAGTGAGGATGCCAAGGTCCAGGCCATGCTGCGGGATAAG GCCCAGCAGCTGCATGAGGCTACAGGAGGCTGGGAGAATCTGGAATACCTTCAGGATCAGTCTCAGCATCCGGGTGAGGTGTTTGCCTGCTTCCTGGGCACCCTCTcccctggcagggagctggTTGTGACCTTGCGCTATGTCCAAGAGCTGCCACGGGAACCAGATGGAGCAGCCCATTTTGTACTGCCGCCCACACTGCATCCCTACACAAAACTCTATG CCTGGAATTGTCTCACTAGCAAGCTGCCCTACAGCCTGCTGCTCACTGCTAGTCTGCAGTCACCCCGTGGAGTGGCCAATCTCCAGGCTAACTTCACCCTCACTCCTTTGATCTACACTGCCCAGGACCACAGCACTGCACAG GTGTCACTGGCTGGCAGCCCCCCAAGTCATCATGATTTGGAGCTACTTGTGTATTTTGGAGACCCCACTGCAGTCAGTGCTGTGGTGGAGAAAGGAGACCCTGGGGCCCCTCCAG GCTCCCTTCTTGGTGACCCCATGGTATTGGTGACGCtggcacccagcatccctgagGCAGTGCCTGGGCAGTGCCAGTCTGGAGAGTTAATCTTCCTCCTGAACACCACTTTCCTTGAACATGCACAG CACTCCCTGATCTTCCTTCTCAAAAGCCTGCCCCTGGGCTGCTACTTCAACATCTACTGCTATGGAGAAACCTCTGTGGGCATCTACCC GCAAAGTGTTGAATATACTCAGGACAACCTGACCGAGGCCATGCGGCGCATCccctccacctgctccagtTTGGGCGACAACAATCTGCTGGGAACCCTCCAATCAATCTACAATACCCCTCGCCCCTGTGGGCATGCGCGCCAG CTCTTCATCTTCATGGCCAGGCTACCCCCTGACAAGGAAGCCATCGCTGCTGAGGTCTGCCGTCACCGCAATAGCCACCG gtgtttctctttctgcttctctgaggACAGCGCTGCCCTGGCTATGGCCCTGGCCAAGGAGACAGGGGGTGAAGCTACCTACATCTCCTCTGACAACACTATGACAGTTATG GTGTTGAAGTGCCTGAAGCGGGCCCTCAAGCCAGCAGCTGAGGGAGTTTCTCTGAGCTGGACCCTGCCCCATGGCCTGGAGGTTGAGGAGCTGGGGGGCACCCCTCAGTCCATCTTTCAGGGTCAACACAGCCTCCTCTATGCCCAGATCCATGGACAGGCACAG GATACGACGGTGGCCAAGGGCATCATGACCTTGCAGTACAGACTGGATGGCCAGGATGTCACTCACAGGATTGAATTCCCACTGTGCCCACAGGGAGATGGCCG GCTGGCTGGGCATCGTCTGGCTGCAAGATCCTTGCTGAAGAGGTTGTTGCCAGAGATTGTGAGTGGATCAGGTGATGAAACAAGGCATCGCGCAGCTGAGATCAGCCTCACTTCGGGGATCATCTGCCCCTTTACCAGCTACGTGGGGGTTCGCACATCACAAAGGGTCCAAG GGCCCCTGGCACTGTTGTTACCCCGCCAGTCACTCATCCCCTGCCAGATCGTTGAGCTTCGTGGCTCCAGAAAAGTCTCTTCATGCTTTCCTATGCCCATCTGGGTCCCACCTGGCTGGCTGACAGCAATGTGTGACTCATGGCTTGCCTTCCGTCGACTCACCCATGCCATTGCCGCCCTGCCCCAGCGGGGGGCTTGCTCCAAAG AATGCAAACCACCACAACCATCAGTTTCTTCTCTTAAGTACGTGGATgccacagaattttttttgtgctcTCCAATGTTGGCACAATGGTCCACAAAAGCCATTGCTGAGTGCCAGGAGCTGGTGGCACTGCAGAATGTAGATGGCTCCTGGGCCCTCAGCTCAGGACTGGCCTCTGTGCTGGAAATCAATGAGGCTGAAATCAAGGGAAAGATGCCTGGTGAG GTTTTGGAGCCAAGCATCTGGGCCACAGTGCTGGCTGTGACCTGGCTGCACAGAAACGACACGTGTTACCAAGACTTCTGTGAGTTGTTGGAGGCCAAGGCTGTGACCTGGCTGTGCAGCCAAGCTG TGCCCCATCTGGACAAGTGCCTGGAGGCAGCCAACACTCTCCTTGGGACCAGCGTGAAGCCAAGTGTCTTCAGGCTCTGA
- the LOC142058838 gene encoding von Willebrand factor A domain-containing protein 5A-like isoform X1, which produces MLFGILQRSLQMLPPTLHCRFRGGEGEPGTPARSPPPEVSPLPSPSHSLPGYPEPRISAVSTAPGDQGAWILGRRSPEMWRQSFGLLGKSYTHDTTGSFLLGRWLHRPLYSLPLCSAVVDVAIQDYVADVAAELIYQNKSPISTEVLFVFPLGPHMAIYSFQACSEDAKVQAMLRDKAQQLHEATGGWENLEYLQDQSQHPGEVFACFLGTLSPGRELVVTLRYVQELPREPDGAAHFVLPPTLHPYTKLYAWNCLTSKLPYSLLLTASLQSPRGVANLQANFTLTPLIYTAQDHSTAQVSLAGSPPSHHDLELLVYFGDPTAVSAVVEKGDPGAPPGSLLGDPMVLVTLAPSIPEAVPGQCQSGELIFLLNTTFLEHAQHSLIFLLKSLPLGCYFNIYCYGETSVGIYPQSVEYTQDNLTEAMRRIPSTCSSLGDNNLLGTLQSIYNTPRPCGHARQLFIFMARLPPDKEAIAAEVCRHRNSHRCFSFCFSEDSAALAMALAKETGGEATYISSDNTMTVMVLKCLKRALKPAAEGVSLSWTLPHGLEVEELGGTPQSIFQGQHSLLYAQIHGQAQDTTVAKGIMTLQYRLDGQDVTHRIEFPLCPQGDGRLAGHRLAARSLLKRLLPEIVSGSGDETRHRAAEISLTSGIICPFTSYVGVRTSQRVQGPLALLLPRQSLIPCQIVELRGSRKVSSCFPMPIWVPPGWLTAMCDSWLAFRRLTHAIAALPQRGACSKECKPPQPSVSSLKYVDATEFFLCSPMLAQWSTKAIAECQELVALQNVDGSWALSSGLASVLEINEAEIKGKMPGEVLEPSIWATVLAVTWLHRNDTCYQDFCELLEAKAVTWLCSQAVPHLDKCLEAANTLLGTSVKPSVFRL; this is translated from the exons atgCTGTTCGGCATCCTGCAGCGCAGTTTGCAGATGCTCCCGCCCACCCTCCACTGTCGTTTccgaggtggggagggggagccaGGGACCCCGGCCAGATCCCCTCCACCGGAAgtgtcccctctcccctccccatcccacagcctCCCAGGCTACCCGGAACCCAGGATCTCAGCTGTCTCCACAGCCCCCGGGGACCAAGGCGCCTGGATACTTGGGAGGAG GTCTCCCGAAATGTGGCGTCAGAGCTTTGGACTTCTAGGAAAATCCTATACCCATGACA CAACAGGATCCTTTTTGCTGGGGAGGTGGCTCCACAGACCCCTGTACTCACTGCCTCTGTGTAGTGCTGTGGTGGATGTTGCTATCCAGGATTATGTGGCTGACGTGGCCGCTGAACTCATCTACCAGAACAAGAGTCCAATCTCCACAGAAGTCCTCTTCGTCTTCCCCTTGGGCCCGCACATGGCCATCTACTCATTCCAGGCCTGCAGTGAGGATGCCAAGGTCCAGGCCATGCTGCGGGATAAG GCCCAGCAGCTGCATGAGGCTACAGGAGGCTGGGAGAATCTGGAATACCTTCAGGATCAGTCTCAGCATCCGGGTGAGGTGTTTGCCTGCTTCCTGGGCACCCTCTcccctggcagggagctggTTGTGACCTTGCGCTATGTCCAAGAGCTGCCACGGGAACCAGATGGAGCAGCCCATTTTGTACTGCCGCCCACACTGCATCCCTACACAAAACTCTATG CCTGGAATTGTCTCACTAGCAAGCTGCCCTACAGCCTGCTGCTCACTGCTAGTCTGCAGTCACCCCGTGGAGTGGCCAATCTCCAGGCTAACTTCACCCTCACTCCTTTGATCTACACTGCCCAGGACCACAGCACTGCACAG GTGTCACTGGCTGGCAGCCCCCCAAGTCATCATGATTTGGAGCTACTTGTGTATTTTGGAGACCCCACTGCAGTCAGTGCTGTGGTGGAGAAAGGAGACCCTGGGGCCCCTCCAG GCTCCCTTCTTGGTGACCCCATGGTATTGGTGACGCtggcacccagcatccctgagGCAGTGCCTGGGCAGTGCCAGTCTGGAGAGTTAATCTTCCTCCTGAACACCACTTTCCTTGAACATGCACAG CACTCCCTGATCTTCCTTCTCAAAAGCCTGCCCCTGGGCTGCTACTTCAACATCTACTGCTATGGAGAAACCTCTGTGGGCATCTACCC GCAAAGTGTTGAATATACTCAGGACAACCTGACCGAGGCCATGCGGCGCATCccctccacctgctccagtTTGGGCGACAACAATCTGCTGGGAACCCTCCAATCAATCTACAATACCCCTCGCCCCTGTGGGCATGCGCGCCAG CTCTTCATCTTCATGGCCAGGCTACCCCCTGACAAGGAAGCCATCGCTGCTGAGGTCTGCCGTCACCGCAATAGCCACCG gtgtttctctttctgcttctctgaggACAGCGCTGCCCTGGCTATGGCCCTGGCCAAGGAGACAGGGGGTGAAGCTACCTACATCTCCTCTGACAACACTATGACAGTTATG GTGTTGAAGTGCCTGAAGCGGGCCCTCAAGCCAGCAGCTGAGGGAGTTTCTCTGAGCTGGACCCTGCCCCATGGCCTGGAGGTTGAGGAGCTGGGGGGCACCCCTCAGTCCATCTTTCAGGGTCAACACAGCCTCCTCTATGCCCAGATCCATGGACAGGCACAG GATACGACGGTGGCCAAGGGCATCATGACCTTGCAGTACAGACTGGATGGCCAGGATGTCACTCACAGGATTGAATTCCCACTGTGCCCACAGGGAGATGGCCG GCTGGCTGGGCATCGTCTGGCTGCAAGATCCTTGCTGAAGAGGTTGTTGCCAGAGATTGTGAGTGGATCAGGTGATGAAACAAGGCATCGCGCAGCTGAGATCAGCCTCACTTCGGGGATCATCTGCCCCTTTACCAGCTACGTGGGGGTTCGCACATCACAAAGGGTCCAAG GGCCCCTGGCACTGTTGTTACCCCGCCAGTCACTCATCCCCTGCCAGATCGTTGAGCTTCGTGGCTCCAGAAAAGTCTCTTCATGCTTTCCTATGCCCATCTGGGTCCCACCTGGCTGGCTGACAGCAATGTGTGACTCATGGCTTGCCTTCCGTCGACTCACCCATGCCATTGCCGCCCTGCCCCAGCGGGGGGCTTGCTCCAAAG AATGCAAACCACCACAACCATCAGTTTCTTCTCTTAAGTACGTGGATgccacagaattttttttgtgctcTCCAATGTTGGCACAATGGTCCACAAAAGCCATTGCTGAGTGCCAGGAGCTGGTGGCACTGCAGAATGTAGATGGCTCCTGGGCCCTCAGCTCAGGACTGGCCTCTGTGCTGGAAATCAATGAGGCTGAAATCAAGGGAAAGATGCCTGGTGAG GTTTTGGAGCCAAGCATCTGGGCCACAGTGCTGGCTGTGACCTGGCTGCACAGAAACGACACGTGTTACCAAGACTTCTGTGAGTTGTTGGAGGCCAAGGCTGTGACCTGGCTGTGCAGCCAAGCTG TGCCCCATCTGGACAAGTGCCTGGAGGCAGCCAACACTCTCCTTGGGACCAGCGTGAAGCCAAGTGTCTTCAGGCTCTGA